The Meriones unguiculatus strain TT.TT164.6M chromosome 9, Bangor_MerUng_6.1, whole genome shotgun sequence genome window below encodes:
- the Zic2 gene encoding zinc finger protein ZIC 2, protein MLLDAGPQFPAIGVGGFARHHHHSAAAAAAAAAEMQDRELSLAAAQNGFVDSAAAHMGAFKLNAGAHELSPGQTSAFTSQGPAAYPGSAAAAAAAAALGPHAAHVGSYSGPPFNSTRDFLFRSRGFGDAAAGGGQHGLFAPGAGGLHHAHSDAQGHLLFPGLPEQHGPHGSQNVLNGQMRLGLPGEVFGRSEQYRQVASPRTDPYSAAQLHNQYGPMNMNMGMNMAAAAAHHHHHHHHPGAFFRYMRQQCIKQELICKWVDPEQLASPKKSCNKTFSTMHELVTHVSVEHVGGPEQSNHVCFWEECPREGKPFKAKYKLVNHIRVHTGEKPFPCPFPGCGKVFARSENLKIHKRTHTGEKPFQCEFEGCDRRFANSSDRKKHMHVHTSDKPYLCKMCDKSYTHPSSLRKHMKVHESSPQGSESSPAASSGYESSTPPGLVSPSAEPQSSSNLSPAAAAAVSAVHRGAGAGAGGSGGGSAAGGGGGGAGGGGGGGSGGGGAAAAGHSGLSSNFNEWYV, encoded by the exons ATGCTGCTGGACGCGGGCCCGCAGTTCCCGGCCATCGGCGTGGGCGGCTTCGcgcgccaccaccaccactcggcggcggcggcggcggcggcggcggccgagaTGCAGGACCGCGAGCTGAGCCTGGCGGCGGCGCAGAACGGCTTCGTGGACTCGGCCGCCGCGCACATGGGCGCCTTCAAGCTCAACGCGGGCGCGCACGAGCTGTCCCCCGGCCAGACGTCGGCCTTCACGTCGCAGGGCCCGGCCGCCTACCCGGGCTcggccgccgcggccgccgccgccgccgcgctgGGGCCCCACGCCGCGCACGTGGGCTCCTACTCGGGGCCGCCGTTCAACTCCACGCGGGACTTCCTGTTCCGCAGCCGCGGCTTCGGCGACGCGGCGGCCGGCGGCGGCCAGCACGGCCTGTTCGCGCCCGGCGCCGGCGGCCTGCACCACGCGCACTCGGACGCGCAGGGCCACCTCCTCTTCCCCGGGCTGCCGGAGCAGCACGGGCCGCACGGCTCGCAGAACGTGCTCAACGGGCAGATGCGCCTGGGCCTGCCGGGCGAGGTGTTCGGGCGCTCGGAGCAGTACCGCCAGGTGGCCAGCCCGCGGACCGACCCCTACTCGGCGGCGCAGCTCCACAACCAGTACGGGCCCATGAATATGAACATGGGCATGAACATGGCCGCGGCCGCCgcgcaccaccaccaccaccaccaccacccggggGCCTTTTTCCGGTACATGCGGCAGCAGTGCATCAAGCAGGAGCTCATCTGCAAGTGGGTCGACCCCGAGCAGCTGGCCAGCCCCAAGAAGAGCTGCAACAAAACTTTCAGCACCATGCACGAGCTGGTCACGCACGTCTCGGTGGAGCACGTCGGCGGCCCGGAGCAGAGCAACCACGTCTGCTTCTGGGAGGAGTGTCCGCGCGAGGGCAAGCCCTTCAAGGCCAAGTACAAACTGGTCAACCACATCCGCGTGCACACGGGCGAGAAGCCCTTCCCCTGCCCGTTCCCGGGCTGCGGCAAGGTGTTCGCGCGCTCCGAGAACCTCAAGATCCACAAAAGGACCCACACAG GGGAGAAGCCCTTCCAGTGTGAGTTCGAGGGCTGCGACCGGCGCTTCGCCAACAGCAGCGACAGGAAGAAGCACATGCACGTGCACACGAGCGACAAGCCCTATCTCTGCAAGATGTGCGACAAGTCCTACACGCACCCCAGCTCGCTGCGGAAGCACATGAAG GTCCATGAGTCCTCCCCTCAGGGCTCCGAGTCCTCCCCGGCTGCCAGCTCTGGCTACGAGTCGTCCACTCCCCCCGGGCTGGTGTCCCCCAGCGCGGAGCCGCAGAGCAGCTCCAACCTGtccccggcggcggcggccgcaGTCTCCGCCGTGCACCGGGGCGCCGGGGCTGGGGCCGGCGGCTCCGGAGGCGGCTCGGCGgccggcggcgggggcggcggggcgggcggcgggggcggcggcggctccGGCGGGGGCGGCGCCGCAGCCGCAGGCCATAGCGGCCTCTCCTCCAACTTCAACGAATGGTACGTGTGA
- the LOC132656540 gene encoding uncharacterized protein LOC132656540, which translates to MRTRETAWEGRRRPAPVLKGAAAVPEPGAWRGGGPSGDDPAPAPSSSPGANLPLRAARAWSASSPPAGPGCAAALRRRHLELQGAEAARLAQLRPPPKEPHLEVGALRRRPELPREARPEQPPWSSPRPGGPRGQRPGAAGSPQPPAGRRPREPGRGGSPAAKTPPWPGPLLPAAATFLSLHPPCSLCLFFRRMFSVSSCFFFFFLPHKTPTSRADHGLEPGSGFPRLLLFARAQCEAREASPALARGAGEVWPGTAPGSSVVAQEAGDAQITNGEGSGAGEQKGAAWPEEAQGDRQNRSSTPDDHSVVEASPASLRAASPGLRVLLTRQL; encoded by the exons ATGAGAACGAGGGAGACCGCGTGGGAAGGGCGAAGACGCCCGGCCCCTGTCCTGAAGGGCGCGGCGGCGGTGCCCGAGCCGGGAGCCTGGCGGGGTGGGGGCCCGAGCGGGGATGACCCAGCCCCCGCCCCCAGCTCCAGCCCGGGCGCTAACCTGCCCCTCCGGGCTGCTCGCGCCTGGAGCGCGTCCTCGCCTCCCGCGGGCCCGGGCTGCGCCGCGGCTCTCCGCCGCCGTCACCTTGAACTTCAGGGAGCCGAGGCCGCCCGCCTCGCGCAGCTCCGCCCGCCGCCGAAGGAGCCCCACCTCGAGGTTGGCGCTCTGCGGAGGCGGCCGGAGCTCCCGCGGGAGGCGCGTCCCGAGCAGCCGCCGTGGTCCTCGCCGCGTCCTGGAGGGCCGCGAGGACAGCGGCCAGGGGCAGCAGGCTCTCCGCAGCCCCCGGCGGGGAGGAGGCCGCGCGAGCCGGGACGCGGCGGTTCTCCCGCAGCGAAGACGCCGCCCTGGCCCGGGCCTCTTCTCCCCGCCGCCGccaccttcctctccctccacccacCCTGTTCCCTTTGTCTCTTTTTCAGACGGATGTTTTCAGtctcaagttgttttttttttttttttcttccgcACAAAACCCCGACATCAAGGGCAGACCACGGGCTGGAGCCGGGCTCGGGTTTCCCCAGGCTCCTGCTATTCGCCAGGGCCCAGTGTGAGGCTAGGGAGGCCTCGCCCGCGCTGGCTCGCGGGGCTGGGGAAGTGTGGCCCGGGACGGCCCCGGGGAGCTCGGTGGTGGCACAGGAGGCTGGAGACGCGCAGATTACCAA cgGTGAAGGCAGTGGCGCTGGGGAGCAGAAGGGAGCAGCGTGGCCAGAGGAGGCACAAGGGGACAGACAGAACAGGAGTAGCACCCCAGATGACCATAGCGTAGTTGAAGCTTCTCCGGCTTCTCTCCGAGCTGCTTCTCCAGGGCTCCGAGTGCTCCTGACCCGGCAGCTCTAA